The Monodelphis domestica isolate mMonDom1 chromosome 7, mMonDom1.pri, whole genome shotgun sequence genome window below encodes:
- the TIGD7 gene encoding tigger transposable element-derived protein 7 — translation MNKRGKYTTLNLEEKMKVLSRIESGHSLKSVMDEFGISKSTFYDIKKNKKLILDFVLKQDMPLIGAEKRKRTTGAKYGDVDDAVYMWYQQKRSAGVPVRGVELQAAAERFAQCFGRTDFKASTGWLFRFRNRHAIGNRKVCGEQILNSVSENVEPFRQKLSMIIKEEKLCLAQVYNEDETDLFWKSMPENIQANKKDICMPGRKINKERLSALLCTNADGTHKLKSVIIGKSKQPKSIKDNINALPVIYKSSKDAWFTRESFSEWFFQNFIPEVRDFQLNVLRLDENDVKAVLLLDNSPAHPSAESLMSSDGRIKCIFFPPNTTSFIQPMNQGVILSCKRLYRWKQLEESLVIFDESDEEQETRGEKTVGKIKAYDIKNAVFNWAKSWEEVEQITIANAWENLLYKKEPEYNIQGLENGDYREILKRCGDLETNLDDVRMWLTEDNEAHHPTKIEDVTREVTQEGGVVEEEAEQHSAKFKLSSVQENLDCLLDFVDATPEFQRFYFTLKEMQQELIKKQSQRKAHSKVGNFLKPRVHNIKDSFNLPSTSGSNN, via the coding sequence atgaataagaggggaaaatataCAACATtgaatttagaggaaaaaatgaaggtCTTGAGTAGAATTGAATCTGGACACTCTCTTAAAAGTGTAATGGATGAATTTGGAATAAGTAAATCAACattttatgacattaaaaaaaataagaaattgattTTGGACTTTGTGTTAAAACAAGATATGCCATTAATAggagcagagaaaagaaaaagaacaacagGTGCCAAATATGGTGATGTTGATGATGCAGTATACATGTGGTACCAACAAAAGCGTTCAGCTGGTGTTCCGGTTAGAGGTGTGGAACTTCAGGCTGCTGCTGAGAGATTTGCACAGTGTTTTGGTCGAACGGACTTTAAAGCTAGCACTGGTTGGCTTTTCAGATTTCGAAACAGGCATGCAATTGGGAATCGAAAAGTATGTGGGGAACAAATTCTGAATTCAGTTTCAGAAAATGTTGAACCTTTTAGACAAAAGCTATCCATGattataaaagaagagaaattatgtCTGGCTCAGGTATACAATGAAGATGAGACAGATCTCTTTTGGAAGTCAATGCCAGAAAATATTCAGgcaaacaaaaaagatatatgtatgccAGGGcggaaaataaacaaagaaaggcTATCGGCTCTTTTATGTACAAATGCAGATGGGACCCACAAATTGAAGTCAGTTATTATTGGAAAATCAAAGCAGCCTAAGTCTATTAAGGATAATATAAATGCTTTACCAGTAATATATAAATCCAGTAAAGATGCATGGTTCACCAGAGAATCGTTTTCGGAATGGTTCTTTCAAAACTTCATTCCTGAAGTTAGAGATTTTCAGCTTAATGTCCTAAGATTGGATGAAAATGATGTAAAAGCAGTGTTACTCCTAGACAATTCTCCAGCCCATCCTTCAGCTGAGTCTCTAATGAGCAGTGATGGGAGAATCAAATGTATCTTCTTTCCCCCAAACACTACATCATTTATTCAGCCAATGAATCAGGGTGTGATCTTGAGCTGCAAGCGACTTTATAGATGGAAACAGCTTGAAGAAAGCCTAGTAATTTTTGATGAGAGTGATGAAGAACAAGAaacaagaggagaaaaaacaGTTGGAAAAATCAAAGCCTATGACATAAAAAATGCAGTTTTTAACTGGGCAAAGAGTTGGGAAGAAGTAGAGCAAATAACAATAGCAAATGCATGGGAAAATCTACTTTACAAAAAAGAACCAGAATATAATATTCAAGGCTTAGAAAATGGTGATTACAGAGAAATTCTTAAGCGATGTGGTGACCTGGAGACAAATTTAGATGATGTCAGGATGTGGTTAACTGAAGATAATGAAGCACATCACCCCACCAAAATAGAAGATGTTACTAGAGAAGTTACCCAGGAAGGAGGAGTTGTTGAAGAGGAGGCAGAACAACATTCAGCAAAGTTTAAATTATCCAGTGTTCAAGAGAATTTGGACTGTCTTCTTGACTTTGTTGATGCCACTCCTGAGTTTCAAAGATTCTATTTCACCCTCAAAGAGATGCAACAAGAACTAATCAAAAAACAATCCCAGAGAAAAGCCCATTCTAAAGTTGGTAACTTTTTAAAACCAAGGGTTCATAATATTAAAGATTCTTTTAACTTGCCTTCAACCTCTGGGTCTAATAATTAA